GCCTCGTGCTGCTCGTTAACGGATTCAGCTCGCGCCAGATTAACGGGAGACGGTGACCGGCGGAGACAGAAACGTTTCAAGCTCGGCTCGGACATGACGGACGGGTTGACTCTGGTCCAGAGACTCAGCGCACACCCGGACTCCCGGTGCTGGTTCGTCAGCTGGAGCCCGTCCGGGACGCTGCTGGCCTCGTGCGGCGGAGACAAGGCCATCCGGATATGGGGACGAGAAGGTGAGCAAAACGAGCACACCGCGACGTTTATAACGCGTTAAATAacgttattatattattattattattattattattattattattattattattacatcataATACAACTGCTCATTACAGCTCATAGACAGCGACTGCACCGGgtttaacaacaataataataataataataataataatatattatatcatgTCAGAGATATCTTGAAAGTCttagattaaatattaataaatagaaaagtctgtttttgtctaATCAACGAGGAGCTGCGTCACATTGACTGAGACCTCCAAGGTCGCGGGTTCGATCCCCGCTCGGGGCAACtgttagttgtttgtttgtttagtctactactaatatataaatactactgtaacagtaaaatacataacacaacaacatctgttatcccaaacttcttttaaagagggccacATTTGACCGGGGGCCAATAATAACTTACAGGGCCACAGCCAGGAACTTTGGGCCCCATGATAAGCAAATAAAATTGGGGCccccctgtcagtcgtgggcccttggaattaTCCTAatcccccctatacggcgcccctgaTAACTTctataacactggggaacaattgACATGTGAAAAGTTGCATTTGGTATCCCCGAAAAAGATcactgcacagactgttacttttgtttattgaaaacaagcacatatctgttatgtacagtatttttcatattttttaacaagcacatatctgttatgtacagtatttttcatattttttaagaataCAGGGATCCTATGGTTCAAAAACTCGACgtgatggagaaaaactgagatcagttttggattctgcacCCAGAGATTAGTTAAAaccagctgtcagacctaactcaacaaaaactgtATTCCGCAGTGTAATCAatataaaagttttttaaatggcagtgtcaCCAAATGTAACaactgaagtcagataacacagaataaattgtatggaacacattcaaatctgaacctcatgttcattttaatcatgacttattatgagtaatgcaaagtctgttaacgtTTAAGTTtaaatgcaaagtctgttaacgtttaagtttaaaacgtgtcacaGCTGGAGGAAGCCTTTCTCTTCATGTCATTTATTCAGCACACGTTGGATTGCTGCTACAGATAAATGGTATGATTGTAcgttctcctctcttctcaggTGACTCTTGGATCTGTAAGAGCGTCCTCGAGGACGGGCACCAGCGCACCGTGAGGAAGGTGGCGTGGTCTCCGTGTGGGAACTATCTCGCCTCGGCCAGCTTCGATGCGACCACGTGCATCTGGAAAAAGAAGAACGATGATTTTGAGGTCAGACGAGATGTTTGATGATCTCCACTTTGCTGAGCCGTTCATGTAGGTTTTATACTCAGGAGGTTTTCCACGTGTCTTCCAGAGTTTGACTGTGTTGGAGGGACATGAGAACGAGGTGAAGTGTGTGGCGTGGGCTCCTTCAGGGAATCTGCTGGCCACGTGTAGCCGAGACAAGAGCGTCTGGGTGTGGGAAGGTTTGTGTTGAACTCCCACAGATCATGGCAGTagtcctctctgtgtgtctataAACAAACTTTCTCCTCCACAGTggacgaagaagaagagtacGAGTGCGTCACCGTCGTGAACTCTCACACACAAGACGTCAAGCATGTTATCTGGCATCCGACCAAGGAGGTagatcacactctctctgctctgtgaatgATTCTGCTGCCTCCGTTATCTCACCGCGTGTTCGCCGTGTTTTCACACAGATGCTGGCTTCAGCCAGCTACGACAACAACATCTGTATTTACAGAGAGGAGGACGACGACTGGGAGTGTCGGGCCACCCTGAAAGGACACACGTCCACGGTGTGGGGTCTGTGTTTTGACGCTTCAGGACAGAGGATGGCGTCCTGCAGCGACGACCGCACCGTGAAGATTTGGAAGGAGTATCCGGCTGAAAGTGGACAGGGTGAGCTGCTGACCAAACCTAAACCTAACGCACGTtttgcataaataaaataaaaaaagagctgatGGATGTTTCTGCTCTGCTTGTTGAACAGACGACTTGTCGTGGAAGTGTGTCTGCACTCTGTCTGGGTACCACGGAAGGACGGTGTACGACGTCGCCTGGTAAGACTCATCTTTCAGGTCTTGTACAGGTATGATGGACGCTCAGTCGACCCTCAGTCGATGCATCTGCGGTTGCCGtagttacaacagctgctgaaACACAACGAGAATACATGGCTGTCACACAGGACCCCGACTGTAGGTCGTTATGATCACCTGTGaatcgttaaggtcacctgtgggtcgttgaggtcacctgtgggtcgttgaggtcacctgtgggtcgttagccgagcagtcggaggacatcagagggaaaagcagcaaatatattgtgtataaaaacTGATCCAActtgaataaagttctgaagttgggtttttgttcagtgatcagtgaggcccggacacaGATGAACAACCAAAACACATAGCACCAGTAATATTACTGATCGGATCCAACAGCTCgtccagccttttatttcacaagcTCAGCATCCTCTTcgccctcttctcctctgcctctatgtccatagaggctgctgagcatgGTCACATTGCTaacgcttgcccagctccatTCTAGCACGCCACCGCCACATTGCAAAGCTACCAAACACTGCTCTGAGCTCCAAGTCCTGAGAGTGACGTCAGGCTACCTGTGCTaagtaacatgagctaacagcagctacgttCCCAGATGTGTACATTACTGTGCGGCGGCTTCTTGATCAgtcacttgctttttttttttttttttttaccttcgtAGCTTCCTCACGTCAGCATCCTCCTTAGCTCcagttctagcacgacaccgCCACATTGCAAACTCCACAGTGCTACCTGTGTCACATCAAACACTGCGTCACGGCTAACTGTGCTAAGTAAcatggctaacagcagctacagttcgcCGATGTGTACTTACTGTGCGGCGGCTTCTTGATCAgtcacttttgcttttttttttaccttcgtAGCTTCTACGTCAGCATCCTCTTcgccctcttctcctctgccattatgtccatagaggctgctgagcatgGTCACATTGCTaacgcttgcccagctccagttctagcacgacaccgCCACATTGCAAACTCCAGTGCTACCTgtgtaaatacaaacactgcGTCACGGCTAACTGTGCTaagtaacatgagctaacagcagctacagttcgcAGATGTGTACATTACTGTGCGGCGGCTTCTTGTCagtcctgctttttttttttttttttaccttcgtAGCTTCCtacgtcagcgtcctcttcactctcttctcctctgccattatgtccatagacgGCTGCTGAGCTGGTCCATTGCTaacgcttgcccagctccagttctagcacgacaccgCCACATTGCAAACTCCAGTGCTACCTGTGTAAATACAACACTGCTCACGGCTAACTGTGCTACGTAACATGAGCTAAGCAGCAGCTACGTTTCGCAGATGTGTACATTACTGTGGGCGCTTCTTTTCagtcactgctttttttttttaccttcgtAGCTTCCTACGTCAGCTCTCTTcgccctcttctcctctgccattatgtccatagaagctgctgagccttgTTTCATTGCTAACGCgtgtccagctccagttctggcacaacactggctccattcccctgtaaacctcctcttcttcttgtacAACACgtaacactcccccagtgctctgagttCATAGTCCTGggagcccggctaacaaacagagctaacagcagctgtgagaAGGCGTTCTGGATATCACTGCCTGCTCTTTACTATTTCAGCCGGAAGAGTGATGACCAATGAAGAAACTGGGGACATGTTAGAAGTGGAAATCCATCAATCTTCACCTCTGATGTAAGTCTTCTCACTCGTTACTGCCCACTACTGGTGGAGGAGGTGCCGTGTGCTGTGGGaacgtgttttattttgacctcTTTATCTTTCTCCCTCAGATCATCTCGATTCGCAGATCACACTTCAGGCCCTGAACGAGATTGAGTCACGACACCAGGACATCATGCGCCTGGAGTCGAGCATCAGGGAGCTCCACGCGATGTTCATGGACATGGCGATGCTGGTAGAAACTCAGGTAACGGCTCAGTCTTGTAGTGTCTACTCTGTGATGGTTTCTAACACCTCACATGTGTAGCAGTATGAAGCTCACATGCAGATTAGTCTCCTAAACAACTCGTTTTAAGAACCTGGATTACTACCAGGAGTACTTTGATGGAAAACCAGGAAACATCTCTTCAAGTTTCGGTGACAATCAAGACACTGAGAATCTGAAACATGTTCCATGTAAACTTCATCTCTACACCAATGCACACTCTGTGTTTCTTTACCAATACTACCAAAACATCTCTCGTTTACAGGGGGAAATGGTTAACAACATCGAGAAGAACGTCTCCAACGCAGCCGAATACATTTGCAGTGCAAAGGAGGAGACCAAAAAAAGCCGTGAGATACCAGAAGAAATCCAGGAGGGTTGTGTTCCTTCCAGTCATGTCAGTTATACAAGATCAGTtcaataatgaaagaaaaacatattacattaaatatcactgactagtccagcagcagtcagcccagctcggcgtctgtctttcagctttttttcaccaagctctcaccaaccactaaaagtcagtcccacatttactcttgtctttttcacctctgccattacgtccatagaagccgctgagcccggttacattgccctcTCAGCTCCTGTTTCTGGCACGACACCCAGCTGCTACGCTCCTCTGCAGCCTGGCTCAACcaaacctgagctaacagcagctatcagtttacttcactgtccataggaaactctgtaaatcacagagagttggaccaggaaacattttatacataaaatatgatccagtttcaccaaatcagtgaaatagttggcggGCCAGTGTGAAATATGatcaagtcagtgtagcatcacaggATTTCAGATCTGTTAGTTTACGGcacaaatgttgctttaaactacgtaactcttcttcttcttctcttcacctGGCAGAAATACCATTTCATTGCCTTTGCTCTGCTGATCCTGCTTGCTGTCATTGCACTAATTGTTGGCCTGTCTGGTGGACTAACCAACACCCTGTGTGAGATCTACCCTGATCACTGCTCTGAGGTAACACTTCCATCATTAAACATTCATCCGCCCATTCATTCATCTATTCATGCAGCCGTTGGATGATTTAATGATTCGCAATGactctttccctctcttgtTTTTGACAGAAACTTCTCTGCATTGCCACGTGCGTGGCTGCAGTCTCCCTCCTTTTACTCATCATAATAGTCGGAGTCTTTGAGTGATGGGTTTTCGTGGTTCCAACCTCGCGGACGTCAGCTGTAGTCGGCTCCTGTGTGGTGGAAACTCACTCAGAACAGCTTCATAACAAGTCATTCACTATCCAGCCGCCTTACGGAGAGGATCTGTCGCCTACAGTGAACAAAAACTTGTGATCCACTTTGCACCAGACGTCCGACCTCATGATAACTGAACTGTACAGCTAGATATGTTGTGATGTAACGAACGCTGACAGCAAATCAGATTGTTGGTGTACGTTCTGTTTGCTGCCATTTTGTCATGTCGGTTTAATGACCTTAAAGGAATGCTTCGACCTTTTGGGGAAATTAGCTTTATTAGCCTTCCTGCCAGCCttaatgagaagattgacacactctcatgtctgtacggtGAATATGAAGCTATCACCAGCAGCCACATAGCttagaaaaaatattaataaaataataatataaaatataaagactaaagcataaagactggaaacgaaGGGAAAcggctagcctggctctgtccacagGTAACAGAATGACAGTTAAAGTGAACAACAtgtatgtttgtgcacagaTTAAACAGACGAGTGTAATGTGGCTGATGTCGTTACCTTGCATAGACACAAGGCTGCTGTTTCCCTTCGTTTACAGtcattgtgctaagctaagctaatgggACGCTGCCATATTCCGTGT
This genomic stretch from Larimichthys crocea isolate SSNF chromosome III, L_crocea_2.0, whole genome shotgun sequence harbors:
- the LOC104939971 gene encoding probable cytosolic iron-sulfur protein assembly protein ciao1-A, translated to MTDGLTLVQRLSAHPDSRCWFVSWSPSGTLLASCGGDKAIRIWGREGDSWICKSVLEDGHQRTVRKVAWSPCGNYLASASFDATTCIWKKKNDDFESLTVLEGHENEVKCVAWAPSGNLLATCSRDKSVWVWEVDEEEEYECVTVVNSHTQDVKHVIWHPTKEMLASASYDNNICIYREEDDDWECRATLKGHTSTVWGLCFDASGQRMASCSDDRTVKIWKEYPAESGQDDLSWKCVCTLSGYHGRTVYDVAWCRLTGALATACGDDTVRVFKEDATSHPDQPVFSLVAQVPRAHQQDVNCVAWNPKEAGLLATCSDDGDISIWRFQEEH